One region of Limnospira fusiformis SAG 85.79 genomic DNA includes:
- a CDS encoding group II intron maturase-specific domain-containing protein translates to MKKTKASLIGTRMVCVDESLLTVKGEMKGRRNCWQRGLWKLQQRIYRASKRGEIKVVRKLQKMLCRSASVRYLASDICDGGSIAVQECLMQWALEPEWRARWELDDDSSFGVSSVGELLQAIAQSLENGPKFVWVVDLARLGQPRILAQRLPDLPRFMALNKARIDGALGCFLDAIALVEFNHQLSRLIREQTHPETTLIRFGEIMVILDGDMRNINTYQKAVSEWLDKLEIPPVSDFYAVTNTANCVDDNSPGVDLLGFHIRQFKNHHRRGLNYHTTISPSRESAHQHYRELAAIVSSHKASRQGDLINLLNRKIEDWSGQYQWANNRKIHRNLDRLINQKLRSWAKRRHPDKPINYWRRKYWQGTETGGCRFGCFHKGKWVSLLKHTV, encoded by the coding sequence GTGAAGAAGACTAAAGCCAGTCTGATAGGGACGAGGATGGTATGCGTAGATGAGTCGTTGTTGACGGTGAAGGGGGAGATGAAAGGCCGCCGAAACTGTTGGCAACGTGGTCTATGGAAGCTGCAACAACGGATTTACCGCGCCTCGAAACGGGGTGAGATTAAGGTGGTCCGTAAACTCCAAAAAATGCTCTGTCGTTCGGCTTCTGTGAGGTATCTTGCTAGTGATATTTGTGATGGGGGTTCTATAGCTGTTCAAGAGTGTTTGATGCAATGGGCTTTGGAACCGGAATGGCGGGCTCGTTGGGAGTTGGATGATGATAGTAGTTTCGGGGTTTCATCGGTTGGGGAACTGTTGCAAGCGATCGCTCAAAGTCTGGAAAATGGCCCTAAGTTTGTCTGGGTTGTTGATTTAGCCAGGCTGGGTCAACCGAGAATCTTGGCTCAAAGGTTGCCGGATTTACCGCGCTTTATGGCTTTGAATAAGGCTCGGATTGATGGGGCTTTGGGGTGTTTCTTGGATGCGATCGCACTGGTCGAGTTCAACCACCAATTGAGTCGCTTAATTAGGGAACAGACCCACCCGGAAACTACTCTGATTCGATTCGGCGAAATTATGGTGATTTTAGATGGTGATATGAGGAATATCAACACCTATCAAAAAGCCGTCAGTGAGTGGCTAGATAAATTGGAAATTCCCCCAGTTTCTGATTTCTATGCTGTCACGAACACGGCTAATTGTGTTGACGACAACTCTCCGGGTGTTGACCTGTTGGGGTTTCATATTCGCCAGTTTAAAAATCATCATCGCCGGGGATTAAACTATCATACGACTATCAGCCCTAGTCGAGAATCTGCCCATCAACACTATCGAGAATTGGCGGCGATAGTTAGTAGCCATAAAGCCAGTCGTCAAGGTGATTTAATTAACCTACTGAATCGGAAAATTGAGGATTGGTCTGGTCAATATCAATGGGCTAATAACCGCAAAATTCACCGAAATTTAGATAGGTTAATTAACCAAAAATTGCGGAGTTGGGCGAAACGTCGTCACCCGGATAAACCTATTAACTATTGGCGGCGAAAATACTGGCAAGGTACAGAAACAGGTGGCTGTAGGTTTGGCTGTTTCCATAAGGGAAAATGGGTGAGCCTTCTTAAACATACAGTATAA
- a CDS encoding Npun_R2479 family HD domain-containing metalloprotein, translating to MVFNATECLIDAFVELIREGYRRTHGGYKSNYEEIIGWAGNMALENIANSDALYHDVEHTIMVTLVGQEILRGKHIREGGVSCEDWLHYIISLVCHDIGYVKGVCRRDRENTFATGRGTMVELPDGCTDASLTPFHVDRAKLFIEERFGGHKLIDAEVIKHNIELTRFPVPKESDHQNTMNYPGLVRAADLIGQLSDPRYLKKISALFYEFEETGFNQRVGYKSPEDLRKNYPKFYWNGVYPYVKDALNYLSLTQQGKQIVANLYSNVFMVEHDQVSQGTVEV from the coding sequence ATGGTTTTTAATGCCACGGAATGTCTAATTGATGCCTTTGTTGAACTAATTCGGGAAGGTTACCGCCGCACCCACGGAGGTTATAAATCCAACTATGAGGAGATTATTGGCTGGGCTGGAAACATGGCTCTAGAAAACATTGCCAATAGTGATGCCCTTTATCACGATGTCGAACATACAATTATGGTCACATTAGTGGGACAGGAAATCCTGCGGGGAAAACATATCCGCGAGGGTGGCGTATCCTGTGAAGACTGGCTACACTACATCATCTCCCTAGTTTGTCACGATATTGGTTATGTCAAAGGCGTTTGTCGTCGCGATCGAGAAAATACCTTTGCTACCGGACGCGGAACCATGGTAGAACTACCAGACGGATGTACTGATGCTAGTCTCACCCCTTTCCATGTCGATCGCGCTAAATTATTTATTGAAGAACGCTTTGGCGGCCATAAACTGATTGATGCTGAAGTCATTAAGCATAATATCGAACTGACCCGGTTTCCAGTCCCCAAAGAATCCGATCATCAGAATACCATGAACTATCCCGGTTTGGTTCGGGCGGCTGATCTCATTGGTCAACTCTCAGATCCTCGTTACCTGAAAAAAATCAGTGCTTTATTTTACGAATTTGAGGAAACTGGCTTTAATCAAAGAGTTGGCTACAAAAGCCCAGAAGACCTACGCAAGAACTATCCTAAATTCTACTGGAATGGTGTTTATCCTTATGTCAAAGATGCCTTAAATTACTTGTCTCTTACCCAACAAGGTAAACAAATTGTTGCCAACCTTTACTCTAATGTGTTTATGGTTGAACATGATCAGGTGTCTCAGGGTACAGTAGAAGTCTAA
- a CDS encoding CHASE2 domain-containing protein: protein MGLPRRLQTAEMFNWTQGNLIRFSGTDGHSLSADAGGYQVLLNYRGPQENFQTISMTDVLEGRSNPNLFSDRIVLIGPIAHSLNDLFFTPYSGTLMSMSKRNGSSDS, encoded by the coding sequence ATGGGATTACCCCGACGGTTACAGACAGCGGAAATGTTCAATTGGACCCAGGGCAATTTGATCCGCTTTTCTGGCACTGATGGGCACTCTCTTAGTGCTGATGCAGGGGGGTATCAGGTATTGTTGAATTATCGTGGCCCCCAAGAGAATTTTCAGACGATTTCTATGACAGATGTACTGGAAGGACGATCAAACCCTAATCTGTTTAGCGATCGCATTGTGTTAATTGGCCCTATTGCCCACAGCCTGAATGACCTATTTTTCACCCCCTACAGCGGCACTCTCATGAGTATGAGCAAACGCAACGGGAGTAGTGATTCTTAA
- the argC gene encoding N-acetyl-gamma-glutamyl-phosphate reductase produces the protein MGASGYGGVQLVRLLQDHPLVEIVYLGGESSAGKPFCSLYPHLGHQVELMIEPIDLDKIASRCEVVFLSLPNGLACEMAPQLLEKGCYVLDLSADYRFTNLNTYTKWYNKERSADLDVARTAVYGLPELYRDAIASARLVGCPGCYVTASLLALSPLLKQGLIVPDSAIIDAKSGASGGGRQAKTNMLLAEADASVSAYGIGGHHRHTPEIEQVCSDLAGHNVKVQFTPHLMPMVRGILATVYANLRDPGLVREDLLTIYKAFYRNSPWVKVLPGGTFPQSKWACGTNLCYIGIEVDQRTDRAIVISTIDNLIKGQAGQAVQCLNIMKGWSETLGLPQLSFYP, from the coding sequence GTGGGTGCATCAGGTTATGGTGGGGTGCAACTGGTGCGCTTATTACAGGATCACCCCCTGGTTGAAATTGTTTATTTAGGAGGAGAAAGTAGCGCCGGAAAACCTTTTTGTAGTTTATATCCCCACCTGGGTCATCAGGTGGAGTTGATGATTGAACCAATTGATTTGGATAAAATTGCTAGTCGGTGTGAGGTGGTGTTTCTATCTTTGCCGAATGGTTTGGCCTGCGAAATGGCTCCGCAACTGCTAGAAAAAGGCTGTTATGTTCTGGATCTGTCTGCTGATTATCGGTTTACTAATTTAAATACCTATACCAAGTGGTATAACAAAGAAAGAAGCGCTGATCTGGATGTGGCTAGGACGGCGGTTTATGGTTTGCCGGAACTATACCGAGATGCGATCGCCTCAGCGCGATTAGTGGGCTGTCCTGGCTGCTATGTGACCGCTAGTTTGTTGGCTTTATCCCCCCTATTAAAACAGGGGTTAATTGTCCCTGATAGTGCCATTATTGATGCTAAATCGGGTGCTTCTGGTGGGGGACGACAAGCCAAAACTAATATGTTATTGGCCGAAGCAGATGCCTCGGTTTCAGCCTATGGCATTGGTGGACACCATCGCCACACCCCGGAAATTGAGCAAGTTTGTAGTGATTTGGCTGGACATAATGTGAAGGTGCAGTTTACTCCCCATTTAATGCCTATGGTGCGGGGTATTTTGGCCACAGTTTACGCTAACTTGCGCGACCCGGGTTTGGTGCGGGAAGATTTGCTGACCATTTATAAGGCATTTTACCGAAATTCTCCCTGGGTTAAGGTTTTACCTGGGGGAACTTTCCCCCAAAGTAAATGGGCCTGTGGCACAAATCTTTGTTATATCGGTATTGAGGTAGACCAACGCACCGATAGGGCGATCGTGATTTCTACTATTGATAACCTGATTAAAGGTCAAGCTGGACAGGCGGTTCAATGCCTTAATATTATGAAGGGATGGTCGGAAACTCTCGGACTACCTCAGTTGAGTTTTTATCCCTAA
- a CDS encoding zinc ribbon domain-containing protein: protein MVAKSRRKIRSKTVRSMLTWAHYRFKLILKHQAAKRGCVVLDVGESHTSKTCGACGHRHAQLGGAKIHKCPHCGSQTPRDANGARNIMLRALRDSSFTVSNDGIAIVTVRALSINVQEY from the coding sequence ATGGTAGCCAAGTCAAGAAGAAAAATTAGATCTAAAACAGTCAGAAGTATGCTGACTTGGGCTCATTATCGATTTAAGTTAATTCTGAAACATCAAGCAGCAAAGCGTGGTTGCGTGGTGCTTGATGTGGGCGAAAGTCACACATCTAAAACCTGTGGAGCGTGTGGACATCGCCACGCCCAACTAGGTGGTGCGAAGATACATAAGTGTCCCCACTGTGGTAGTCAAACACCTAGAGATGCGAATGGCGCACGTAATATAATGTTACGTGCTTTGAGGGATTCCTCCTTTACTGTCAGCAATGATGGTATTGCTATAGTTACAGTCCGAGCATTGTCAATCAATGTTCAGGAATATTAA
- a CDS encoding IS630 family transposase (programmed frameshift), translating into MPAPYSYDLRQKVIDAIELDGMPKTEASQVFHVSRNTINLWLQRKAQTGDFLPKPNHPPGNNHKITDWHKFKAFAQEHGDQTSAQMAELWDDDISPRTISRALKKIGFTRKKTYGYQERDEQQREEFMAQIEQMEPEGLVYLDEAGINSQDSDYPYGYCEQGQRFHVLKSGKRQGRVSMIAAWCHQQLLAPFSFEGCCNRTVFELWLEFILIPTLKPGQTLVLDNATFHKGGRIAELVEAAQCRLLYLPPYSPDLNKIEKCWSWLKARIRHAREQFDSLHDAMDSVLKAAS; encoded by the exons ATGCCAGCCCCCTATAGTTACGACCTCAGACAAAAAGTTATTGATGCAATTGAACTAGACGGTATGCCCAAAACAGAAGCCAGTCAAGTTTTCCATGTCAGCCGGAACACCATTAATCTCTGGCTGCAAAGAAAAGCACAGACCGGAGACTTCCTCCCTAAACCTAATCACCCACCTGGCAATAACCACAAAATTACCGACTGGCATAAATTCAAAGCTTTTGCCCAAGAGCATGGCGATCAAACCTCCGCTCAAATGGCTGAACTTTGGGATGACGACATCTCTCCTCGCACCATATCCAGAGCCTTGAAGAAAATTGGCTTCACCAGAAAAAAAACTTACGGCTACCAAGAACGTGATGAGCAACAGCGAGAGGAGTTTATGGCTCAGATTGAACAGATGGAGCCGGAAGGGTTGGTTTACCTCGATGAAGCTGGCATCAATAGTCAAGACTCGGATTATCCTTATGGTTACTGTGAGCAAGGACAACGCTTCCATGTCCTCAAATCAGGGAAGAGGCAGGGCAGGGTAAGTATGATAGCCGCATGGTGTCATCAACAACTCTTAGCTCCCTTTAGCTTTGAGGGTTGTTGTAATCGGACAGTGTTTGAGTTGTGGTTGGAGTTCATCTTAATTCCAACATTGAAGCCAGGTCAGACTCTAGTATTGGACAATGCAACGTTTCATAAAGGGGGACGGATTGCTGAACTGGTGGAGGCAGCTCAATGCCGTTTACTCTATCTTCCGCCTTATTCGCCAGACCTCAACAAGATAGAGAAATGTTGGTCGTGGCTGAAAGCCCGTATTCGCCAC GCACGTGAGCAGTTTGATTCTCTCCATGATGCCATGGATTCCGTTCTCAAAGCTGCGTCCTAA
- a CDS encoding CHASE2 domain-containing protein produces MNQKGQVGSIDLVLDADGRVRRGLLSVQPEDNQTVLGLGAKLALMYLYQHGITPTVTDSGNVQLDPGQFDPLFWH; encoded by the coding sequence ATGAATCAGAAAGGTCAGGTCGGTTCGATTGATTTAGTGCTTGATGCTGATGGTCGCGTTAGACGGGGTTTGTTATCGGTACAACCAGAAGACAATCAAACGGTTTTAGGTTTAGGCGCGAAACTAGCCTTAATGTATTTGTACCAACATGGGATTACCCCGACGGTTACAGACAGCGGAAATGTTCAATTGGACCCAGGGCAATTTGATCCGCTTTTCTGGCACTGA
- a CDS encoding universal stress protein: MINKILVAVAGRGLCEEMLNMLMDLPSLQQASITLLHVVPSQVTAEGMSAKLEEGGKILAQAVQSVKVDPQRVNPRLKQGDPKDIVCQVADEENADLIIIGSRGLGRLQAILENSVSQYVFQLTSRPMLLVKDDTYIKKLRRVMVAYNSSPEAQECLKTAIDFVKDIQGGQLIIAHVNKDLSGQSAEDYTANAENDPVLAPAVAQAKQMGLSYRCVTGTGKPGPEICRIAEDINADLLLLGSPDRRPTVAKSFIDIDRLLGNSLSDYVRVYANCPVLLTRHGG, encoded by the coding sequence ATGATCAATAAAATTTTAGTTGCTGTTGCTGGTCGTGGACTGTGCGAAGAGATGCTAAATATGCTGATGGATTTACCATCTCTGCAACAGGCATCTATCACCCTTCTCCATGTAGTCCCCAGCCAAGTCACGGCTGAGGGAATGTCCGCCAAACTAGAAGAGGGAGGCAAAATCCTCGCCCAAGCCGTCCAATCCGTGAAAGTTGATCCTCAGCGAGTTAATCCTAGACTCAAACAAGGTGATCCCAAAGATATCGTTTGTCAGGTAGCAGACGAAGAAAACGCCGATCTAATTATTATCGGTTCACGGGGGTTAGGACGACTGCAAGCCATTTTAGAAAACTCAGTCAGTCAATACGTTTTCCAACTCACATCTCGGCCTATGCTGTTGGTCAAAGACGATACCTATATCAAGAAGCTACGGCGGGTCATGGTAGCTTACAATTCATCCCCAGAAGCCCAGGAATGCCTAAAAACGGCGATCGACTTTGTGAAAGACATCCAAGGCGGACAACTAATTATCGCCCATGTTAATAAAGATCTCAGTGGCCAATCAGCAGAAGACTACACCGCCAATGCGGAAAACGACCCAGTTTTAGCCCCGGCGGTAGCCCAAGCCAAACAAATGGGACTTAGTTATCGTTGTGTTACCGGAACCGGAAAACCCGGCCCGGAAATTTGCCGGATCGCAGAAGATATCAACGCGGATCTGCTGTTGCTGGGTTCTCCCGATCGCCGTCCCACGGTAGCCAAGAGTTTCATTGATATTGATCGCCTACTGGGGAATTCCCTATCCGACTATGTGCGAGTTTACGCCAACTGTCCAGTGTTATTAACCCGTCACGGCGGGTAA
- a CDS encoding AI-2E family transporter codes for MPRGVAAALVYLVAATVVVIVGLTVLPPVLNQTRQFITKLPELAESAQQQLALFQSWSYEHNLPFYVGILQQQLLNQI; via the coding sequence ATCCCTAGGGGAGTCGCGGCGGCACTGGTTTATTTGGTGGCGGCGACCGTCGTTGTCATTGTGGGTTTAACCGTGCTTCCTCCTGTGTTAAATCAGACTAGACAATTTATTACCAAATTACCCGAATTGGCTGAGTCTGCACAGCAGCAGTTAGCCCTATTTCAATCCTGGAGTTATGAACATAATTTACCCTTTTATGTGGGGATTTTACAGCAACAACTACTCAATCAAATATAG
- a CDS encoding efflux RND transporter periplasmic adaptor subunit has product MVHKDTLPDIDDDQYPELSLNGDRVKFEDLEEEPEEAVPPQGGSLRNMVIGVVIGIVATLGVLHFSSNNSSEPVTEESPGVEVAPAVSPSATQTVTVAPVEMTTVTRTLDVTGTVEAYDLLPVLPQASAVQIQQVLVNQGEMVTEGQVMAVLDDSVLRSQIDQANAQVESANSLVRQREANLGQAQAGLAQAQASLLEAESLLTQNQARLAEAKANLDQARREVERYEDLSSQGVVSRQELETRITTAKTAEEGVRVAEANISSARATISSARANIGSAEANVESAESNIRSAEAEVRSAQARVRQLETQREQTIVRAPMSGIVAQRTARVGDVTGNQQLFSIIAENQLELHAKVPETQLSQVRIGAAVTVTSDADQNLQVRGVVREIAPLIDPQSRQATVKIDLPPLGAIRDSFLRPGMFLRAAITTTTVQGMKVPARAIVPQADGSSIVYRLLPDDTVEARTVEVGNVIAVIPGDLSQASIEIIQGLNVGDRIAIAGASYLKDGDKVNVVSR; this is encoded by the coding sequence GTGGTTCATAAAGATACATTACCAGATATTGATGACGATCAATACCCTGAATTGTCACTAAATGGCGATCGCGTTAAATTTGAAGACCTAGAGGAAGAACCCGAGGAAGCTGTACCTCCCCAGGGGGGCAGTTTGCGGAATATGGTGATCGGGGTGGTCATAGGAATTGTGGCGACTCTGGGAGTTCTGCACTTTTCCTCTAACAACAGTTCCGAACCAGTAACCGAGGAAAGCCCAGGGGTAGAAGTAGCGCCAGCGGTTAGTCCCAGCGCCACCCAAACGGTGACAGTAGCGCCAGTGGAAATGACGACTGTAACCCGCACCCTTGATGTGACCGGGACTGTGGAAGCCTACGACCTACTCCCAGTTTTACCCCAAGCCAGCGCAGTGCAAATTCAACAGGTTTTAGTAAATCAGGGGGAAATGGTAACAGAGGGACAGGTGATGGCGGTGTTAGATGATTCGGTTTTGCGATCGCAAATTGACCAAGCCAACGCCCAGGTAGAGTCCGCCAATTCCCTCGTCCGTCAGCGGGAAGCTAACCTCGGACAAGCCCAAGCAGGTCTCGCGCAAGCGCAAGCGAGTCTATTGGAGGCTGAGTCATTACTGACTCAAAATCAAGCTAGGTTAGCGGAAGCCAAGGCTAATTTAGATCAAGCCCGCCGAGAAGTAGAACGCTATGAAGATTTAAGCAGCCAAGGGGTGGTGAGTCGCCAGGAACTAGAAACCCGCATTACCACGGCAAAAACGGCCGAAGAAGGGGTGAGAGTCGCAGAGGCTAATATTTCTAGCGCTAGGGCTACCATTAGCAGTGCTAGGGCTAATATAGGCAGTGCTGAGGCTAACGTGGAAAGCGCCGAGTCTAATATCCGTAGTGCTGAGGCGGAAGTGCGTAGCGCCCAGGCGCGGGTTCGTCAGTTGGAAACTCAACGGGAACAAACTATAGTGCGTGCGCCTATGAGTGGCATTGTCGCCCAACGGACAGCGCGAGTGGGGGATGTTACTGGTAATCAACAACTGTTTTCGATTATTGCGGAAAATCAGTTAGAACTACACGCGAAGGTTCCAGAAACTCAGTTATCACAGGTGAGAATTGGTGCTGCTGTTACTGTGACTTCTGATGCTGATCAAAATTTGCAGGTGCGAGGGGTGGTGCGAGAAATTGCGCCTCTGATTGATCCTCAAAGCCGACAAGCTACTGTGAAAATTGACCTGCCTCCCTTGGGGGCTATTCGTGATTCTTTCTTGCGTCCGGGAATGTTTCTGCGGGCGGCGATAACTACTACTACTGTACAAGGAATGAAGGTTCCCGCTAGGGCCATCGTTCCCCAGGCTGACGGTAGTTCTATTGTTTATCGTCTATTACCTGATGATACGGTGGAAGCGCGAACTGTGGAAGTGGGCAACGTAATAGCCGTTATACCAGGCGATTTATCCCAGGCGAGTATAGAAATTATACAGGGTTTAAATGTAGGCGATCGCATTGCGATCGCTGGGGCAAGTTATCTTAAAGATGGCGATAAAGTTAATGTGGTGTCGCGGTGA
- a CDS encoding DUF4005 domain-containing protein, whose amino-acid sequence MQSDLPQWVKETPCQIRQNAIFDAYQAYTASRDAKFRSIRNPRQTIKFNDSNFTKGTWYSQLTKTLSFKASEPVPVRCEYGTQLVYRRGLWFAIFPEPVIATHTSSPRIIALDPGVRTFLTGYDGDKVIEIGNGDMGRIVRLCQHEYNLISRSTKVSAKQRRSLRKAANRIREKIRN is encoded by the coding sequence ATGCAATCAGATTTACCTCAGTGGGTAAAAGAAACGCCTTGCCAGATCAGACAAAACGCGATATTTGACGCATATCAAGCATATACGGCGAGCCGTGATGCCAAGTTCAGAAGTATTCGTAACCCACGACAAACAATCAAATTCAATGATTCTAACTTCACCAAAGGAACATGGTACAGCCAGTTAACAAAAACACTATCGTTTAAGGCAAGTGAACCAGTACCAGTCAGATGTGAGTACGGCACTCAATTAGTTTATCGGCGCGGCCTATGGTTTGCTATTTTCCCTGAACCCGTAATCGCAACGCATACATCTTCCCCAAGAATAATTGCCTTAGATCCTGGTGTCAGAACTTTTTTGACCGGATATGACGGCGATAAAGTCATTGAAATTGGCAATGGTGACATGGGACGAATCGTGAGATTATGTCAACACGAATATAATTTAATTAGCCGTTCAACTAAGGTAAGTGCTAAACAACGCCGTTCCCTGAGAAAAGCGGCCAATCGAATTCGAGAAAAGATTCGGAACTGA
- a CDS encoding AI-2E family transporter, with amino-acid sequence MGTVAIIVAFLDWWLAWQLLIIAVAVQQVKDNIIAPRIMGNLTGLSPS; translated from the coding sequence ATTGGCACCGTCGCTATTATTGTCGCCTTTCTGGACTGGTGGTTAGCCTGGCAATTGTTAATAATTGCCGTAGCTGTTCAACAGGTAAAAGATAATATAATTGCTCCGAGAATTATGGGAAATCTCACAGGATTAAGTCCTAGTTGA
- a CDS encoding IS630 family transposase (programmed frameshift): protein MPAPYSYDLRQKVIDAIELDGMPKTEASQVFHVSRNTINLWLQRKAQTGDFLPKPNHPPGNNHKITDWQKFKAFAQEHGHKTSAQMAELWDDDISPRTISRALKKIGFTKKKTYGYQERWKQQREAFIAQIQHMEPEELVYLDEAGINSQDSDYPYGYCEEGQRFHALKSGKRQGRVSMIVAWCHQQLLAPFTFEGCCNRTVFELWLEFILIPTLKPGQTLVLDNATFHKGGRIPELVEAAQCRLLYLPPYSPDLNKIEKCWSWLKARIRHCIEQFDSLHDAMDSFL from the exons ATGCCAGCCCCCTATAGTTACGACCTCAGACAAAAAGTTATTGATGCAATTGAACTAGACGGTATGCCCAAAACAGAAGCCAGTCAAGTTTTCCATGTCAGCCGGAACACTATCAATCTCTGGCTGCAAAGAAAAGCACAGACCGGAGACTTCCTCCCTAAACCTAATCACCCACCTGGCAATAACCACAAAATTACCGACTGGCAAAAATTCAAGGCTTTTGCCCAAGAGCATGGCCACAAAACCTCCGCTCAAATGGCTGAACTTTGGGATGACGACATCTCTCCTCGCACCATATCCAGAGCCTTGAAGAAAATTGGCTTCACCA AGAAAAAAACTTACGGCTACCAAGAACGTTGGAAGCAACAGCGAGAGGCGTTTATTGCTCAGATTCAACATATGGAGCCGGAAGAGTTGGTTTACCTCGATGAAGCTGGCATCAATAGTCAAGACTCGGATTATCCTTATGGTTACTGTGAGGAAGGACAACGCTTCCATGCCCTCAAATCCGGGAAGAGGCAGGGCAGGGTGAGCATGATTGTGGCATGGTGTCATCAACAACTCTTAGCCCCCTTTACCTTTGAGGGTTGTTGTAATCGGACAGTGTTTGAGTTGTGGTTGGAGTTCATCTTAATTCCAACACTGAAGCCAGGTCAGACTCTAGTGCTAGACAATGCAACGTTTCATAAAGGGGGACGGATTCCTGAGCTAGTGGAGGCGGCTCAATGCCGTTTGCTCTATCTACCACCTTATTCGCCAGACCTCAACAAGATAGAGAAATGTTGGTCGTGGTTGAAAGCCCGCATTCGCCACTGCATTGAGCAGTTTGATTCTCTCCATGATGCCATGGATTCCTTTCTCTAA
- a CDS encoding glycosyltransferase: MKLSFCIIAKNEAHQLGECLQTVGKLVDEMIVVDTGSRDGTPEVAKNMGARVYEFSWCDDFAAARNAGLKYVTGDWVLVLDADERLREGIIPKIRSLINQEDYLLINLVRQEIGAVQSPYSLVSRLFRNHPDLYFSRPYHALVDDSVMEILRREPDWRIGSIPEIAIAHYGYSTDAIAARNKQQRACQAMESYLKQHPDDPYLASKLGALYVQLGKLSAGIDLLEKGLKQASGIEGGTMYELHYHLGIAYSKRGQLEAAEAQYKKAIAVNVFPQLKIGAYNNLGNLLKERGHLKGAQSAYETTIEIDPLFSLGYYNLGMTLRAMGNSQKAIASYQKAISLNPHHGEAYQNLGAALLGIGNIPDSLKAFQTAISLYEQTNPHQAKLLKKTLSEMGWRI, encoded by the coding sequence ATGAAACTTAGCTTTTGTATAATTGCCAAAAATGAAGCCCATCAGTTAGGGGAATGTTTACAGACGGTGGGAAAGTTAGTAGATGAAATGATAGTGGTGGATACAGGTTCTAGAGATGGAACGCCGGAAGTAGCTAAAAATATGGGGGCGAGAGTGTATGAGTTTAGCTGGTGTGATGACTTTGCGGCGGCGAGAAATGCGGGTTTAAAATATGTGACAGGTGACTGGGTTTTGGTATTAGATGCAGATGAGCGATTAAGGGAGGGGATTATTCCGAAAATTCGGAGCTTGATTAACCAGGAAGATTATTTGCTGATTAACTTGGTGCGACAGGAAATAGGGGCGGTGCAGTCTCCTTATTCTTTGGTGTCGCGACTGTTTAGAAATCATCCGGATCTGTATTTTTCTCGCCCTTATCATGCTTTGGTTGATGATAGTGTGATGGAGATTTTGCGGCGGGAACCTGACTGGCGGATAGGTTCTATTCCGGAAATAGCGATCGCTCATTATGGATATAGCACGGATGCGATCGCCGCCAGGAATAAACAACAAAGGGCTTGTCAAGCTATGGAAAGCTATTTAAAACAGCATCCCGATGATCCCTACTTAGCGAGTAAATTAGGGGCTCTGTATGTGCAATTAGGTAAACTCTCAGCAGGTATTGACCTGTTAGAAAAAGGGCTAAAGCAGGCATCTGGAATTGAGGGGGGGACTATGTATGAATTGCATTATCACCTAGGAATTGCCTATAGCAAAAGGGGACAACTAGAGGCGGCGGAAGCACAATATAAAAAGGCGATCGCAGTTAATGTATTCCCTCAATTAAAAATAGGGGCTTATAATAATCTGGGAAATCTGCTGAAAGAGAGGGGCCACCTAAAAGGGGCCCAAAGTGCCTATGAAACGACGATAGAAATTGATCCATTATTTAGCTTAGGTTACTATAATCTGGGTATGACTCTACGGGCGATGGGAAATTCCCAAAAAGCGATCGCATCTTATCAAAAAGCGATTTCTCTTAACCCTCACCATGGGGAAGCCTACCAAAATTTAGGGGCGGCTTTGTTAGGTATTGGCAACATTCCCGATAGTCTGAAAGCCTTTCAAACAGCCATAAGCCTATATGAACAAACCAACCCCCACCAGGCCAAACTGCTCAAAAAAACCTTGTCAGAAATGGGATGGCGAATATAG